From Echinicola jeungdonensis, the proteins below share one genomic window:
- a CDS encoding LysR family transcriptional regulator, giving the protein MFDFRLQVFHTVAKRLNFTKAAEELFITQPAVTKHIRLIESHYKVKLFERHGSKITLTPAGQTLLKYTEQIFSLYRNLEFEMNNFTQERRGQLRLGASTTVAQYILPPILAAFHQKFEDIRVTLNTNNTEQIEQALQNNQIDLGIIEGHSKHSLFKYTEFIKDELVLVASAQHPLARKETISPEELMEIPLLLREPGSGTLEVIAHALKPLGINLGQLKTEMQLGSTESMKRYLMNSDAMAFVSVYAVLKELQNKEITILDVSGLSIPRHFFFIQPHGQGETISDLFLKFALQYDIK; this is encoded by the coding sequence ATGTTTGATTTTCGCTTACAGGTTTTTCATACCGTGGCCAAGCGCCTTAATTTCACCAAAGCTGCAGAAGAGCTGTTTATCACACAACCTGCGGTGACCAAGCACATCAGGTTAATCGAGAGTCATTATAAGGTCAAACTTTTTGAGCGGCATGGCAGCAAAATCACCCTTACACCTGCTGGCCAAACCTTATTGAAATATACAGAACAGATTTTTTCCCTTTACCGAAACCTGGAGTTTGAAATGAATAATTTCACCCAAGAGCGCCGCGGACAACTCCGCTTGGGTGCAAGTACTACGGTGGCCCAATACATTTTGCCTCCCATCCTGGCGGCTTTTCACCAAAAATTTGAGGATATCCGGGTCACTCTAAACACCAATAATACCGAGCAAATCGAACAGGCCTTACAAAATAATCAAATCGACCTGGGTATCATAGAAGGTCATTCCAAACATTCCCTCTTTAAATACACTGAATTTATCAAGGATGAATTGGTTTTGGTAGCAAGTGCCCAGCATCCTCTTGCCAGAAAAGAAACCATATCCCCGGAGGAATTAATGGAAATCCCTTTGCTTTTGCGGGAACCCGGTTCCGGAACCCTGGAAGTGATCGCCCATGCCCTTAAACCTTTAGGCATCAACTTAGGGCAACTGAAAACTGAAATGCAATTGGGCAGCACCGAAAGCATGAAGCGCTACCTGATGAACTCTGATGCCATGGCATTTGTCTCTGTCTATGCAGTCCTTAAGGAACTCCAAAACAAAGAAATTACCATCCTGGATGTCAGCGGCCTGAGCATCCCCAGACATTTTTTCTTTATCCAACCCCATGGACAAGGGGAAACCATATCCGATCTATTTCTGAAATTTGCCCTTCAGTATGATATCAAGTAA
- a CDS encoding YdeI/OmpD-associated family protein, which yields MDNPIVNKSFLLEKYPGKGGWTYALLPNLIPEFKNPFGLVKVRGWIDEFELKHYKLMPNGKGQLFLPVKAAIRKTIHKEAGDWVKIILYLDESPLELPKEILDCFKTESMEALENFRKISEGEQKTYLDWIYQAKKESTKAQRIAHMIKQLLEKKT from the coding sequence ATGGATAATCCAATTGTCAATAAATCATTTCTTCTAGAAAAATATCCGGGAAAAGGAGGTTGGACTTATGCTCTTTTGCCCAACTTAATTCCTGAATTTAAGAATCCATTTGGTTTGGTGAAGGTTCGAGGTTGGATTGATGAATTTGAATTAAAGCATTACAAGTTGATGCCAAACGGGAAAGGCCAATTATTCCTTCCTGTAAAGGCTGCTATCCGGAAAACCATCCATAAAGAGGCTGGAGATTGGGTGAAAATTATCTTGTATTTGGATGAAAGCCCCCTCGAGCTTCCAAAAGAAATTTTGGATTGTTTTAAAACAGAAAGCATGGAGGCCCTGGAAAACTTCCGAAAAATTTCTGAGGGAGAGCAGAAAACCTATTTAGATTGGATTTATCAAGCCAAAAAAGAAAGCACCAAAGCCCAAAGAATTGCCCATATGATCAAACAATTATTGGAAAAAAAGACCTAA
- a CDS encoding SRPBCC domain-containing protein: MKIYTQIHIEAKPKLVWAILMDFDNYPQWNPFIKSLTGKIQIGKTIKVNLSGMNFMPKIIALEKNKEFQWLGNLGFKGLFDGEHRFELLENPDGSTTFVHSEKFKGILVPILKKKLLKETKPGFEAMNLSLKNRVEGIKKG, translated from the coding sequence ATGAAGATCTACACGCAAATCCATATTGAAGCAAAGCCCAAACTAGTATGGGCCATTTTGATGGATTTTGATAATTATCCCCAATGGAACCCTTTTATCAAATCCCTTACCGGTAAAATTCAAATCGGGAAAACCATCAAAGTAAACCTGTCGGGGATGAATTTTATGCCCAAAATCATTGCACTTGAAAAAAACAAGGAATTCCAATGGCTGGGAAATCTTGGGTTCAAGGGGCTTTTTGATGGGGAACACAGATTTGAGTTGTTAGAAAACCCTGATGGCAGCACCACTTTTGTTCATAGCGAAAAGTTCAAAGGAATTTTGGTTCCTATATTGAAAAAGAAACTACTAAAAGAGACAAAACCGGGTTTTGAGGCCATGAATTTAAGTTTGAAAAACAGGGTTGAAGGGATTAAAAAAGGATGA
- a CDS encoding Crp/Fnr family transcriptional regulator, which produces MTALESYLCTYFNIPSKYLDVLSRKFVYRTLPKGEYFTRSGAYCEKLSFIKSGHLRIFEYEEGKDITQWISSKGELVTDLSSLFFHTPARRNIQALTDCELFTIEKESYRQLANIVPQWPELEKLFIAKCFLTLEDRVFGFLSLSAEQRFQQIFQYKKELFNEVPLHYLASMMGMSAETLSRIRNNGIS; this is translated from the coding sequence ATGACAGCCCTTGAATCTTATCTTTGCACCTATTTTAATATTCCATCAAAGTACCTGGACGTATTGAGCCGGAAATTTGTGTACAGGACTTTGCCAAAAGGGGAATATTTTACCCGAAGCGGTGCTTATTGTGAAAAACTCAGTTTTATCAAAAGCGGTCATCTTAGAATATTCGAATATGAAGAAGGCAAAGACATCACCCAGTGGATTTCTTCCAAAGGGGAGTTGGTGACCGACCTTTCCAGTTTATTCTTCCATACTCCCGCCAGAAGAAATATTCAAGCATTGACGGATTGTGAATTATTTACAATTGAAAAAGAAAGTTACCGTCAATTAGCCAACATAGTTCCTCAGTGGCCTGAACTGGAGAAATTGTTTATCGCCAAATGCTTTTTGACCCTGGAAGACCGGGTTTTTGGTTTCTTATCTCTCTCTGCTGAACAGCGATTCCAACAAATTTTCCAGTACAAAAAAGAACTTTTTAATGAAGTTCCGCTGCATTATCTGGCCTCCATGATGGGGATGAGCGCGGAGACGCTCAGCAGGATCCGAAACAATGGCATTTCTTGA